The following proteins are co-located in the Solanum pennellii chromosome 1, SPENNV200 genome:
- the LOC107008462 gene encoding ATP-dependent DNA helicase Q-like SIM isoform X5 produces MDPDRVVAELVGMGFELSDITDAVEVVGPSIDSAIDYLLDDSRRNTASASTSTACFTSCADMLGKRGSSSSSCYAGKIRQSSINEFIKSESRPKRSKTINKLNMSQSEVFQRDTGGQNVHPPLEDADLHIATEKAISSSYCKDEDIGPDWQTKVKTLLQKHFGFPLLKDFQKDALEAWLSHQDCLVLAATGSGKSLCFQIPALLTGKVVIVISPLISLMHDQCLKLAKHGVSACFLGSGQTDKSVEQKAMAGMYSIIYVCPETILRLIKPLQSLAESRGIALFAVDEVHCVSKWGHDFRPDYRRLSVLRESFSMDTMKFLKFDIPIMALTATATTRVREDILQSLHMSKATKIVLTSFFRPNLRFLVKHSKTSSLASYKKDFHELISIYSRKGKSSSKNKLMSTNLEENSESSDNASNGRMDECNGINEVNVDDVEGYAVSDSDNEVSSPGRYGLDSSKDRQLSVEYLEDECDVVQDVDDLDVSCGEFSGKLPLKGCSGFLLHKTPDLANDPKERAKLRHKPLEDGPTIIYAPTRKETLSISKFLSKFGIKAAAYNAKEHVFRMQNHSCESGVKLPKSHLRQVHKEFHENTLQVIVATIAFGMGIDKLNVRRIIHYGWPQSLEAYYQEAGRAGRDGKVAECVLYANLSRIPTLLPSQRSEEQTKQAYKMLSDCFRYGMNTSCCRAKTIVEYFGEHFLLEKCLVCDICIKGPPERQNLKAEAMIFLQVVSTHCRNFADISYGGYEGRLGERPNIKALVSRIREQASHHHSCYTCQC; encoded by the exons ATGGACCCAGACCGAGTTGTTGCTGAATTGGTTGGAATGGGATTTGAGTTATCTGATATTACAGATGCTGTAGAAGTTGTGGGTCCATCAATTGATAGTGCGATTGATTATCTACTCGATGATTCTCGAAGAAACACTGCAAGTGCATCAACTAGTACTGCATGTTTCACCAGTTGTGCTGATATGCTGGGAAAAAGAggctcctcttcttcttcttgttatgCAGGAAAAATACGGCAATCGAGCATAAACGAATTCATTAAATCAGAAAGTAGACCTAAAAGAAGCAAgacaataaataaattgaatatgtCTCAATCAGAAGTCTTCCAAAGAGATACGGGAGGCCAAAATGTGCATCCCCCTCTAGAGGATGCTGATCTCCACATTGCAACTGAAAAAGCTATATCATCATCTTATTGCAAAGATGAAGATATTGGACCAGATTGGCAAACGAAGGTCAAGACTTTGTTGCAGAAACACTTTGGATTTCCATTGTTGAAGGATTTTCAGAAAGATGCTCTGGAAGCTTGGTTATCTCACCAAGACTGTCTTGTTCTTGCAGCAACAGGATCAG GGAAATCTTTGTGTTTTCAGATTCCGGCATTGCTGACTGGGAAGGTTGTCATAGTTATATCACCGTTGATTAGCTTGATGCACGATCAGTGTTTGAAGTTAGCAAAACATGGTGTTTCTGCTTGCTTCCTTGGATCTGGTCAAACTGATAAAAGTGTTGAACAAAAAGCAATGGCAGGCATGTATAGTATCATTTATGTATGCCCTGAGACAATTCTAAG ACTCATAAAACCCCTCCAAAGCCTTGCTGAAAGTCGAGGAATTGCTCTATTTGCAGTCGATGAAGTTCATTGTGTTTCTAAGTGGGGTCATGATTTTCGACCAGATTACag GCGATTATCTGTTTTGAGAGAGAGCTTTAGCATGGATACCATGAAGTTTCTGAAGTTTGACATTCCGATCATGGCACTGACTGCTACTGCAACTACTCGTGTTCGAGAAGACATTCTGCAGTCATTGCACATGTCAAAGGCGACAAAAATTGTTCTCACTTCGTTTTTCCGGCCAAATCTCCGATTTTTA GTGAAACACTCTAAAACATCATCCTTAGCATCCTACAAGAAGGATTTTCATGAATTGATAAGCATTTATTCCAGAAAAGGAAAGTCTTCCTcgaaaaataagttaatgtctACAAATTTAGAGGAGAACTCTGAAAGCTCTGATAATGCTTCCAATGGTCGCATGGATGAATGTAATGGGATCAATGAGGTTAATGTAGACGACGTTGAGGGGTATGCTGTTTCTGACAGTGACAATGAAGTATCTTCTCCTGGGAGATATGGTTTAGATTCATCGAAGGATAGACAACTGTCTGTTGAGTATCTGGAAGATGAGTGTGATGTTGTGcaagatgtggatgatttggaTG TTTCTTGTGGTGAATTTAGTGGAAAGCTACCACTGAAAGGTTGTAGTGGTTTTCTGTTGCACAAAACTCCTGATCTGGCCAATGATCCAAAAGAAAGAGCCAAGCTTCGACACAAACCGTTGGAGGATGGACCAACAATAATCTATGCCCCAACTAGGAAAGAAACATTAAGTATATCAAAATTTCTTTCTAAATTTGGGATCAAGGCTGCTGCTTACAATGCTAAG GAGCATGTCTTTAGGATGCAAAACCATAGTTGTGAAAGTGGAGTAAAG TTGCCAAAATCACATCTGAGGCAGGTGCATAAGGAATTTCACGAGAACACTCTGCAG GTCATTGTCGCAACAATTGCCTTTGGGATGGGCATTGACAAGTTGAACGTGCGAAGGATCATCCACTATGGTTGGCCCCAG AGTCTGGAGGCTTATTATCAAGAGGCTGGTCGAGCTGGTCGGGATGGAAAAGTAGCAGAGTGTG TTCTGTATGCAAACTTGTCAAGAATACCTACGCTTCTACCAAGTCAAAGAAGTGAAGAGCAGACAAAACAAGCATATAAGATGTTATCTGATTGCTTTAG ATATGGAATGAACACTTCTTGCTGTAGAGCCAAGACAATTGTGGAGTACTTTGGCGAGCACTTTCTTTTGGAGAAATGTCTCGT GTGTGATATATGCATCAAAGGTCCACCTGAAAGACAGAATTTAAAGGCTGAGGCAATGATCTTCTTGCAAGTTGTATCTACTCATTGT AGAAATTTTGCAGACATCTCCTATGGTGGTTATGAAGGGAGACTTGGCGAGAGGCCAAACATCAAGGCTTTAGTCAGCAGAATAAGGGAACAG GCTTCACATCATCATTCTTGCTATACTTGCCAATGTTGA